One Lemur catta isolate mLemCat1 chromosome 15, mLemCat1.pri, whole genome shotgun sequence genomic window carries:
- the ATP1B2 gene encoding sodium/potassium-transporting ATPase subunit beta-2, whose product MVIQKEKKSCGQVVEEWKEFVWNPRTHQFMGRTGTSWAFILLFYLVFYGFLTAMFTLTMWVMLQTVSDHTPKYQDRLATPGLMIRPKTENLDVIVNVSDTESWDQHVQKLNKFLEPYNDSIQAQKNDVCRPGRYYEQPDNGVLNYPKRACQFNRTQLGDCSGIRDPTHYGYSTGQPCVFIKMNRVINFFAGANQSMNVTCAGKRDEDAENLGNFVMFPANGNIDLMYFPYYGKKFHVNYTQPLVAVKFLNVTPNVEVNVECRINAANIATDDERDKFAGRVAFKLRINKT is encoded by the exons ATGGTCatccagaaagagaagaagagcTGCGGGCAGGTGGTTGAGGAGTGGAAGGAGTTCGTGTGGAACCCGAGGACGCACCAGTTCATGGGCCGCACCGGGACCAGCTGGG CCTTTATCCTCCTCTTCTACCTCGTCTTCTATGGCTTCCTCACCGCCATGTTCACCCTCACCATGTGGGTGATGCTGCAGACTGTCTCTGACCATACCCCCAAGTACCAGGACCGGCTGGCCACACCAG GCTTGATGATTCGCCCCAAGACTGAGAACCTTGATGTCATTGTCAATGTCAGTGACACTGAAAGCTGGGACCAGCATGTTCAGAAGCTCAACAAGTTCTTGGAGC CTTACAATGACTCTATCCAAGCCCAAAAGAATGATGTCTGCCGCCCTGGGCGCTACTATGAACAGCCAGATAATGGAGTCCTCAACTACCCGAAACGTGCCTGCCAGTTCAACCGGACCCAGCTGGGCGACTGCTCCGGCATCAGAGACCCCACCCACTATGGTTACAGCACAGGGCAGCCCTGTGTCTTCATCAAGATGAACCGG GTCATCAACTTCTTTGCAGGAGCAAACCAGAGCATGAATGTTACCTGTGCTGGGAAG CGAGATGAAGATGCTGAGAatcttggcaactttgtcatgTTCCCTGCCAATGGCAACATCGACCTCATGTACTTCCCCTACTATGGCAAAAAGTTCCAC GTGAACTACACGCAGCCCCTGGTGGCCGTGAAGTTCCTGAATGTGACCCCCAATGTGGAGGTGAATGTGGAATGCCGCATCAATGCCGCCAACATCGCCACAGACGATGAGCGAGACAAGTTCGCCGGCCGCGTGGCCTTCAAACTCCGCATCAACAAAACCTGa